The following are from one region of the Bacillota bacterium genome:
- a CDS encoding MurR/RpiR family transcriptional regulator, whose protein sequence is MELEDRIIRQMPELSDGQKLIASWILQDRETAAFLTAAALGRKVGVSESTVVRFATALGYSGYPELQRNLQEMLVNKISTVQRLAGSVDDANSSPQEGPLFQRVMHTDMENIALTIKNISADTFDDAVAALCSARRIYVVGFRSASSLAYFLGFCLSWVLKNVTIMGNCGFSSLEPIADSGPEDVVIGISFPRYTRQTVSFVDLARKNGSKIIAITDGVLSPLATKADILLTAKTSMASFVDSFVAPLSLINALVASVGVRKRDEVTKALRDLERVWEEHGIYERPAQRDI, encoded by the coding sequence ATGGAGCTTGAGGATAGGATTATCAGGCAGATGCCGGAACTCAGCGACGGCCAGAAACTCATCGCCTCCTGGATCCTCCAGGACAGGGAAACAGCTGCCTTTCTCACCGCCGCTGCTCTAGGGCGAAAGGTGGGCGTATCCGAGTCCACGGTGGTCCGGTTTGCCACAGCTCTTGGCTACTCGGGCTACCCCGAACTCCAACGGAACCTCCAGGAAATGCTGGTGAACAAGATTAGCACAGTCCAACGCCTGGCAGGCTCCGTTGATGACGCCAACTCATCCCCCCAGGAAGGCCCTCTCTTCCAGAGGGTGATGCATACGGACATGGAGAACATCGCCCTCACCATCAAGAACATCTCCGCAGATACCTTCGATGATGCCGTGGCTGCCCTATGTTCAGCCCGGCGTATATATGTTGTGGGTTTCCGGAGTGCCTCCTCCCTCGCCTACTTCCTGGGCTTCTGCCTGAGCTGGGTGTTAAAGAACGTGACCATAATGGGGAACTGCGGCTTCTCATCGCTGGAGCCCATAGCGGATTCGGGGCCCGAGGATGTTGTCATCGGGATCAGCTTCCCCAGGTACACCCGGCAAACCGTGAGTTTCGTGGACCTTGCGCGCAAGAACGGGTCTAAGATCATAGCCATAACCGATGGCGTGCTCTCCCCCTTGGCCACGAAGGCCGACATCCTGCTCACGGCCAAGACAAGTATGGCTTCCTTTGTTGATTCCTTCGTTGCCCCGCTGAGCCTAATAAACGCACTGGTGGCATCTGTAGGGGTGCGAAAGAGGGACGAAGTCACCAAGGCCCTTCGCGACCTTGAACGGGTGTGGGAGGAACATGGGATCTACGAGCGACCTGCCCAGCGCGATATATAG
- a CDS encoding ABC transporter ATP-binding protein, whose product MLEIKDLHVYYGGIHALDGISIKVEQGEVVAIIGANGAGKSTTLRAVSGILRPASGDVRFRGESLLPVPAHKIVERGLSHVPEGRRIFANLTVMENLEMGAYARKDKGGIQQDLEVVFHHFPRLKERLGQIGGTLSGGEQQMLAIARGLMAKPRLLVMDEPSMGLAPLLVREIFSIIESINREGVTILLVEQNAHMALGVANRAYVLETGRLVLEGEAQSLARNELVKKAYLGA is encoded by the coding sequence ATGCTGGAGATCAAGGATCTGCACGTCTATTACGGCGGCATCCACGCCCTCGACGGTATTTCGATCAAGGTAGAGCAGGGCGAGGTGGTAGCCATCATCGGTGCGAACGGGGCTGGCAAGAGCACCACCCTAAGGGCGGTATCAGGCATCCTGCGCCCAGCCTCGGGGGATGTGCGATTCCGGGGGGAGTCACTGCTGCCTGTGCCCGCCCACAAGATCGTGGAACGCGGGCTGTCCCATGTACCCGAGGGACGCAGGATCTTCGCGAACCTCACGGTCATGGAGAACCTGGAGATGGGCGCCTATGCCCGAAAGGACAAGGGCGGCATCCAGCAAGACCTGGAAGTGGTGTTCCACCACTTCCCCCGCCTGAAGGAGCGGTTGGGCCAGATCGGGGGAACCCTCTCTGGCGGTGAGCAGCAGATGCTGGCCATCGCCAGGGGCCTCATGGCCAAACCCAGGCTCCTGGTGATGGATGAGCCCTCCATGGGACTGGCACCCCTTCTGGTAAGGGAGATATTCTCCATCATCGAGAGCATCAACAGGGAGGGCGTGACCATTCTCCTCGTGGAGCAGAACGCCCACATGGCCCTGGGAGTAGCCAACAGGGCATACGTCCTGGAGACAGGGAGGCTTGTCCTGGAGGGAGAGGCCCAATCCCTGGCTAGGAACGAACTGGTGAAGAAGGCTTATCTCGGGGCGTAG